A window of the Enterobacteriaceae bacterium 4M9 genome harbors these coding sequences:
- a CDS encoding DUF3053 domain-containing protein, with protein sequence MVTGKSLSRWFAPFMALFVVVTLSGCFDKEGDQRKAFISFLQNTAMRSGERLPTLTADQKKQFGPFASDYAILYGFSRQLNQALDNGVKPVVDSVNAIRVPQDYMTQREPLRQISGGLGILSQQIESAKMQADSTRSSLKQPDDLKKVFDAAYEKTVTGPANAMQPLIPAAQTLTQQLVQVGDFVAQQGTRVSFVADGIQFPTSQQASQYNSLIGPLSAQHQAFNQAYGALMDSLK encoded by the coding sequence ATGGTGACAGGTAAGTCCTTGTCCCGCTGGTTTGCGCCGTTTATGGCGCTCTTTGTGGTGGTTACCCTGAGTGGCTGTTTTGATAAAGAAGGCGATCAGCGCAAGGCGTTTATTAGCTTTTTACAAAATACCGCTATGCGCAGCGGCGAACGTTTGCCGACCCTGACGGCAGACCAGAAGAAGCAGTTTGGCCCGTTTGCCTCTGACTATGCCATTCTTTATGGCTTCTCTCGCCAGCTAAACCAGGCGCTGGATAACGGTGTTAAACCGGTGGTGGACAGTGTTAACGCCATTCGCGTGCCGCAGGATTATATGACCCAGCGCGAGCCGCTGCGCCAGATTAGCGGTGGCTTAGGTATTCTGAGCCAGCAGATTGAAAGCGCGAAAATGCAGGCTGACAGCACGCGCTCCAGCCTTAAACAGCCGGACGATCTGAAAAAAGTGTTCGACGCAGCGTATGAGAAAACCGTCACTGGCCCGGCAAATGCCATGCAGCCGCTGATCCCGGCGGCGCAGACCTTAACCCAACAGTTGGTGCAGGTCGGGGATTTTGTGGCGCAGCAGGGCACGCGCGTGAGCTTTGTTGCCGATGGCATTCAGTTCCCGACCAGCCAGCAGGCGAGCCAGTACAACAGCCTGATTGGCCCGTTGTCGGCACAGCACCAGGCCTTTAACCAGGCTTACGGCGCGCTGATGGATTCGCTGAAGTAA
- a CDS encoding MFS transporter: MKSPTNAAKRWWYIMPVVFITYSLAYLDRANFSFASAAGINDDLGITKGISSLLGALFFLGYFFFQIPGAIYAERRSVRKLIFICLILWGGCASLTGVVSNIPMLAAIRFMLGVVEAAVMPAMLIYISNWFTKSERSRANTFLILGNPVTVLWMSVVSGYLIQAFGWREMFIIEGVPAVIWAFCWWVLVKDKPAQVKWLADDEKAALQAQLDKEQQGIKAVRNYGDAFRSRNVILLCLQYFAWSIGVYGFVLWLPSIIRSAGTSGMGMVEVGWLSSVPYLAATIAMIVVSWASDKLQRRKLFVWPLLLIGGLAFVGSWAVGASNFWLSYTLLVIAGAAMYAPYGPFFAIIPEMLPKNVAGGAMALINSMGALGSFFGSWFVGYLNGATGSPAASYIFMAIALFASVGLTLVVKPAENQKTLPPGAHSHA, translated from the coding sequence ATGAAAAGCCCCACTAACGCAGCAAAACGCTGGTGGTACATCATGCCGGTGGTGTTTATTACCTACAGCCTGGCGTACCTTGACCGTGCTAATTTCAGCTTCGCCTCTGCCGCCGGGATCAATGACGATCTGGGCATCACCAAGGGGATCTCCTCCTTGCTCGGCGCCCTGTTCTTCCTGGGCTATTTCTTCTTCCAGATCCCCGGTGCGATTTACGCCGAACGGCGCAGCGTGCGCAAGCTGATATTCATCTGCCTGATTCTGTGGGGCGGCTGTGCCTCGCTCACCGGGGTGGTAAGCAATATCCCGATGCTGGCTGCCATCCGCTTTATGCTGGGCGTGGTGGAGGCCGCCGTGATGCCCGCCATGCTTATCTACATCAGCAACTGGTTTACTAAATCGGAGCGCTCGCGCGCGAACACTTTTCTGATTCTCGGTAACCCGGTCACGGTGCTGTGGATGTCGGTGGTCTCCGGCTACCTGATTCAGGCGTTTGGCTGGCGCGAAATGTTCATCATTGAGGGCGTACCGGCGGTTATCTGGGCGTTTTGCTGGTGGGTGCTGGTAAAAGACAAACCGGCGCAGGTGAAATGGCTGGCAGACGACGAAAAAGCCGCACTCCAGGCGCAGCTTGATAAAGAGCAACAGGGCATTAAGGCGGTGCGCAACTACGGCGACGCGTTCCGCTCGCGCAACGTGATACTGCTGTGCCTGCAATATTTTGCCTGGAGCATTGGTGTGTACGGCTTTGTGCTGTGGTTACCGTCAATTATTCGCAGCGCTGGCACCTCCGGTATGGGCATGGTTGAGGTGGGCTGGCTGTCATCCGTCCCTTATCTGGCCGCCACCATTGCCATGATTGTGGTGTCCTGGGCGTCTGACAAACTGCAGCGCCGCAAGCTGTTCGTCTGGCCGCTGCTGCTGATTGGTGGACTGGCGTTTGTTGGTTCCTGGGCGGTGGGTGCCAGTAACTTCTGGCTGTCGTATACGCTACTGGTGATTGCCGGTGCGGCGATGTATGCCCCTTACGGGCCGTTTTTCGCCATCATCCCCGAAATGCTGCCGAAGAACGTGGCCGGTGGCGCCATGGCGCTGATTAACAGCATGGGCGCGCTCGGCTCGTTCTTTGGCTCGTGGTTTGTGGGCTATCTCAACGGCGCCACCGGCAGCCCGGCGGCATCCTATATTTTCATGGCCATCGCGCTGTTTGCCTCGGTGGGATTAACGCTTGTCGTCAAACCTGCCGAGAACCAGAAGACACTACCGCCCGGCGCGCACAGCCACGCCTGA
- a CDS encoding sugar kinase, with product MPDIITIGEAMAMFVASETGELANCERFIKRAAGAELNVATGLARLNHSVGWVSRVGNDSFGRFILNQLEKEGIDCQGVTVDARYPTGFQLKSKVEDGTDPIVEYFRKGSAASHLSPDDFSSPYFHSARHLHLTGVAAALSDSSLALLHHAANSMKAQGKTISFDPNLRPVLWKSEADMVEKLNALASQADWVLPGLKEGAILTGQRTPDGIADFWLERGVKAVIIKTGADGAWFKSASGETGSVPAVKVDNVVDTVGAGDGFAVGVVSALLEGHSLTHAVNRGNRIGARAIQFTGDSEGLPTRAELGE from the coding sequence ATGCCAGATATCATCACCATTGGCGAAGCGATGGCGATGTTCGTCGCAAGCGAGACCGGGGAACTTGCCAACTGTGAGCGCTTCATCAAACGGGCGGCAGGCGCAGAACTGAACGTGGCAACCGGCCTGGCGCGCCTTAACCACAGCGTTGGCTGGGTCAGCCGCGTCGGTAACGACAGCTTCGGGCGCTTTATCCTCAATCAGCTTGAAAAGGAAGGCATTGACTGCCAGGGCGTGACGGTGGATGCGCGTTATCCCACCGGCTTTCAGCTTAAATCAAAAGTGGAGGATGGAACCGATCCCATTGTGGAATATTTCCGTAAAGGTTCGGCGGCAAGCCACCTTTCACCGGATGATTTCTCATCACCGTACTTTCACAGCGCCCGCCACCTGCACTTAACCGGCGTGGCGGCAGCGCTGTCAGACAGCTCGCTCGCCCTGCTGCACCACGCGGCCAACAGCATGAAGGCACAGGGCAAAACCATTTCCTTTGACCCCAACCTGCGCCCGGTGCTGTGGAAAAGCGAAGCCGACATGGTGGAAAAACTCAACGCGCTGGCCTCGCAAGCCGACTGGGTGCTGCCAGGCCTGAAAGAAGGTGCCATTCTCACCGGACAGCGCACGCCGGATGGCATCGCCGACTTCTGGCTTGAGCGCGGCGTGAAGGCCGTCATTATCAAAACAGGTGCCGACGGCGCCTGGTTTAAAAGCGCCAGCGGTGAAACCGGCAGCGTACCGGCGGTAAAAGTCGACAACGTGGTGGATACCGTGGGCGCGGGGGATGGCTTTGCGGTTGGCGTGGTCAGCGCGCTGCTGGAGGGGCACTCCCTCACGCACGCGGTCAACCGTGGCAACCGCATCGGCGCACGCGCCATTCAGTTTACCGGCGACAGTGAAGGGCTGCCCACCCGCGCCGAACTGGGCGAATAG
- a CDS encoding MFS transporter, protein MNNTTRIDRFINDSPFSRYQWLILALCFITVAIDGFDTAIIAFIASDLVQEWGVQKADLGPVMSAALVGLAVGALTAGPLADRIGRKKVLVLSIFVFGSFSLLTAFATSLNSLALLRFLTGLGLGAAMPNAATLMSEYAPERRRALLVNLMFVGFPIGSSMGGFISAWLIPHFGWQSVLILGGVMPLILAVVLIFLLPESARFLVVHNKSHTQIATILKRIAPLGQNPHFVLNETGQNENEAKSSIGVIFSPRYVVGTVMLCLTYFMGLLIFYMLTSWLPLLIRETGASLREASIITTLFPLGGGIGVLIIGALMDRLNANKVVAIGYLLTGVFVCLIGFATSSLVLMGIAVFIAGTIMNGAQSSMPALAAGFYPTHGRATGVAWMLGIGRFGGILGAFSGALLLQYHLSFRTIFMLLALPAVLSALALMIKYRATRQIDDPRFTKAVQKA, encoded by the coding sequence ATGAACAACACAACACGCATCGACCGCTTTATCAACGACAGTCCGTTTTCCCGCTATCAGTGGCTTATCCTCGCGCTGTGCTTTATTACTGTCGCGATTGATGGCTTCGACACCGCCATTATTGCCTTTATCGCCTCAGACCTGGTGCAGGAATGGGGCGTGCAAAAAGCCGACCTGGGGCCGGTCATGAGTGCCGCCCTGGTAGGACTTGCCGTGGGTGCACTCACGGCTGGGCCACTCGCTGACCGCATCGGGCGCAAAAAAGTACTGGTACTGTCCATTTTTGTCTTCGGCAGCTTTAGTCTGCTGACGGCGTTTGCCACCAGCCTCAACTCGCTCGCGCTGCTGCGCTTTCTCACCGGCCTCGGGCTCGGGGCCGCCATGCCGAATGCGGCCACACTGATGTCGGAATACGCCCCCGAGCGCAGACGCGCACTGCTGGTTAACCTCATGTTTGTCGGCTTCCCGATAGGCTCCTCAATGGGGGGATTCATCTCGGCCTGGTTAATCCCCCATTTTGGCTGGCAGAGTGTGCTGATTCTGGGCGGCGTGATGCCGCTGATTCTGGCCGTGGTGCTGATATTTTTGTTGCCTGAATCGGCGCGCTTTCTGGTAGTGCACAACAAATCGCACACGCAGATAGCCACCATTCTTAAGCGCATCGCACCGTTGGGGCAAAACCCGCACTTTGTGCTGAATGAAACCGGCCAGAACGAGAACGAAGCAAAATCGTCGATTGGGGTGATTTTCTCACCGCGCTACGTGGTGGGTACTGTCATGCTGTGCCTGACCTACTTTATGGGCCTGCTGATTTTCTACATGCTGACCAGTTGGCTGCCGCTGCTGATTCGCGAAACCGGTGCCAGCCTGCGCGAAGCCTCCATTATCACCACGCTGTTCCCACTCGGCGGCGGTATCGGTGTGCTGATTATCGGCGCGCTGATGGACCGCCTGAACGCGAACAAAGTCGTGGCCATCGGTTATTTACTCACGGGAGTGTTTGTCTGCCTGATAGGTTTTGCCACCAGTAGCCTGGTGCTGATGGGCATTGCGGTATTCATCGCAGGCACCATTATGAACGGCGCGCAGTCGTCAATGCCCGCGCTGGCAGCCGGTTTCTACCCCACACATGGCCGGGCCACAGGGGTTGCGTGGATGCTCGGCATTGGGCGCTTTGGCGGCATTCTCGGCGCGTTCAGCGGTGCGCTGCTGCTGCAGTACCACCTGTCATTTCGCACCATCTTTATGCTGCTGGCGCTACCCGCCGTACTGTCTGCGCTGGCGTTGATGATAAAATATCGCGCCACTCGCCAAATCGACGATCCGCGCTTCACTAAAGCGGTGCAAAAAGCGTAA
- a CDS encoding LacI family DNA-binding transcriptional regulator, with product MTTMQEVAQLAGVSKATVSRVLSGKGYVGKAARERVFKAIEESGYRPNLLARQLATQQSQTIGLVMTNTLYNGSYFSELLAHAAHMTEEHGRQLLLADGKHSATQEREAIEFLLDLRCDAVVIYPRFLSADELDEIVMSHRQPIMVLNRRLRKNVSHCIFADHRAASQAAVEQLIVRGHRDIAFITGAYGSPTAVERLSGYKDALAKHAIALNERLIVEGKWTPQSGAEAVSQLLNSGAPFSALVASNDNMATGAIKRLHDAGFMLPAQVSVMGFDDIPTAPFTVPSLSSVKVPVTEMVKDTINKLLFMLDGGEFSASSAFTGELILRESVANGPFYSP from the coding sequence ATGACAACCATGCAGGAAGTGGCACAGCTCGCAGGCGTATCGAAAGCCACCGTCTCTCGGGTGCTGTCCGGGAAAGGCTATGTGGGTAAAGCGGCGCGCGAGCGGGTATTTAAAGCCATTGAAGAAAGCGGTTACCGCCCGAACCTACTGGCGCGCCAGCTGGCAACGCAGCAGTCGCAGACCATTGGCCTGGTGATGACCAATACACTGTATAACGGCAGCTACTTTAGCGAACTGCTCGCCCATGCGGCACACATGACTGAAGAACACGGCCGCCAGTTGCTGCTGGCTGACGGGAAACACAGCGCCACCCAGGAGCGTGAAGCCATTGAGTTTCTGCTCGATTTACGCTGCGACGCGGTGGTGATTTATCCGCGTTTTCTCAGCGCCGACGAACTGGATGAGATTGTCATGAGCCACCGCCAACCGATCATGGTGCTCAACCGCAGGCTGCGCAAAAACGTCAGCCACTGCATTTTTGCCGATCATCGTGCCGCAAGTCAGGCAGCGGTAGAACAACTGATTGTGCGCGGCCATCGTGATATTGCGTTTATTACCGGCGCATATGGCTCACCGACCGCCGTCGAACGCTTATCTGGCTATAAAGACGCGCTGGCAAAGCATGCCATCGCGCTCAATGAGCGACTTATTGTTGAAGGAAAATGGACGCCGCAAAGCGGTGCCGAGGCCGTATCACAGCTTCTGAACAGCGGTGCGCCGTTCAGCGCCCTGGTCGCCAGTAATGACAATATGGCAACCGGCGCCATTAAGCGCCTGCACGACGCCGGGTTTATGCTGCCAGCGCAGGTGTCGGTGATGGGCTTTGATGACATTCCCACCGCGCCGTTTACCGTGCCATCGCTCTCAAGCGTGAAAGTGCCGGTGACCGAGATGGTGAAAGACACCATTAACAAACTGCTGTTTATGCTCGATGGCGGGGAATTTAGCGCAAGCTCGGCTTTTACGGGCGAGCTTATTTTGCGTGAATCGGTGGCAAACGGGCCGTTTTACTCGCCATAA
- a CDS encoding HTH-type transcriptional regulator, giving the protein MELKDPVSELLNNLECIVFKKSERTIGSDAFAEFMALRDSTGLEDHEFAQIMGVSLSTVREWTARRVRPSGAELKLLRLLQANPRLSKQLME; this is encoded by the coding sequence ATGGAATTGAAAGACCCTGTCTCTGAGTTGCTGAATAACCTGGAATGTATCGTTTTTAAGAAATCGGAACGCACTATCGGATCCGATGCCTTTGCCGAATTTATGGCGCTGCGCGACAGCACAGGGCTTGAAGACCATGAGTTTGCCCAGATTATGGGCGTGAGCCTAAGCACAGTAAGAGAATGGACCGCGCGCCGCGTCAGGCCGTCTGGCGCAGAGCTGAAGCTGCTGCGCCTGCTGCAGGCAAACCCGCGGCTGAGTAAACAGTTGATGGAATGA
- the ghrB gene encoding glyoxylate/hydroxypyruvate reductase GhrB yields the protein MKDHVILYKSLPADLLTRLEAHFTVTQVNGLSPETVAQHAEAFANAQGIIGSGGEVDEALLAKMPQLRACSTISAGYNTFDVEALTRRGIPLMHTPDALTETVADTLMTLVLATARRAVEVAERVKKGEWTGSISPDWYGTDVHHKTMGIVGMGRIGMALAQRAHFGFSMPILYNARRQHPEAEARFNARLCSLDDLLAEADFVCLVLPLTDETHHLISRAQLAKMKPTAIIINAGRGPVLDEQALIAALKAGEIHGAGLDVFEHEPLPVDSPLLSMPNVVAFPHIGSATAQTRYDMAATGVENLINAMKGKLEKNCVNPKVGS from the coding sequence ATGAAAGACCATGTCATCCTGTACAAATCCCTCCCTGCCGACCTGCTCACACGCCTGGAAGCACATTTTACCGTCACCCAGGTGAACGGCCTGAGCCCTGAAACCGTTGCTCAGCACGCAGAGGCGTTTGCTAACGCGCAGGGCATTATTGGCTCCGGCGGCGAAGTTGACGAGGCGTTACTCGCTAAGATGCCGCAATTACGTGCCTGCTCGACCATTTCTGCGGGTTACAACACCTTTGATGTGGAAGCACTAACCCGGCGCGGTATCCCGCTCATGCACACACCGGACGCGCTGACCGAAACCGTGGCCGACACGCTGATGACGCTGGTGCTGGCAACGGCCCGACGCGCCGTTGAAGTCGCTGAGCGCGTCAAAAAAGGCGAGTGGACCGGCAGTATCAGCCCGGACTGGTACGGCACTGACGTGCACCATAAAACCATGGGCATTGTCGGCATGGGCCGCATTGGCATGGCGCTGGCGCAGCGCGCGCACTTTGGCTTTAGCATGCCGATTCTCTATAACGCACGCCGCCAGCACCCCGAAGCCGAGGCTCGCTTTAATGCCCGCCTGTGCAGCCTGGATGACCTGCTGGCTGAAGCCGATTTTGTCTGCCTGGTTCTGCCGCTTACCGACGAAACCCATCACCTGATTAGCCGTGCACAGCTTGCAAAAATGAAACCGACGGCGATTATTATCAACGCCGGGCGCGGGCCAGTGCTGGATGAGCAGGCGCTGATTGCGGCACTTAAGGCAGGCGAAATACACGGCGCCGGACTGGACGTGTTTGAGCATGAGCCGTTGCCAGTAGACTCACCGCTGCTGAGTATGCCCAACGTGGTGGCCTTCCCGCATATCGGCTCCGCTACGGCGCAGACGCGCTACGATATGGCGGCAACGGGCGTGGAGAATCTGATTAATGCGATGAAAGGGAAGCTGGAGAAAAACTGTGTGAATCCGAAGGTGGGCAGTTAG
- a CDS encoding 6-phospho-beta-glucosidase, which translates to MSQTRFPAGFLWGGALAANQAEGAYLAGGKGLTTVDMIPHGPQRLAVKLGLEKRFALRDDEFYPSHEAIDFYHRYKEDIALMAEMGFKVFRTSIAWSRLYPNGDEVTPNEDGIAFYRAVFEECRRYGIEPLVTLCHFDVPMHLVTEYGSWRNRKMIAFFTRYARTCFEAFDGLVKYWLTFNEINILLHSPFSGAGLAFDEGENHEQVKYQAAHHELVASALATKIAHDVNPQNQVGCMLAGGNFYPYSCKPQDVWAALEKDRENLFFIDVQARGAYPAWTARLFAEKGVSVEMAAEDADILKNTVDFVSFSYYASRCASADMNDGNSSAANVVKSLKNPWIEQSQWGWGIDPLGLRITMNMMYDRYQKPLFLVENGLGAHDDIDSDGQIHDDYRISYLREHINAMAEAIADGVKLMGYTSWGCIDLVSASTGEMSKRYGFVYVDRNDDGSGTLARRKKKSFAWYKQVIASNGEDMG; encoded by the coding sequence ATGTCACAAACGAGATTCCCTGCGGGGTTTTTATGGGGCGGGGCTCTGGCAGCCAACCAGGCCGAAGGCGCGTATCTTGCCGGTGGCAAGGGCCTGACCACGGTGGACATGATCCCTCACGGTCCACAGCGCCTGGCGGTAAAGCTGGGGCTGGAAAAGCGCTTTGCGCTGCGCGACGATGAGTTTTACCCAAGCCACGAGGCGATCGATTTTTACCATCGCTACAAAGAAGACATCGCGCTGATGGCAGAAATGGGCTTTAAAGTGTTTCGCACCTCCATTGCCTGGAGCCGCCTGTATCCCAACGGCGACGAAGTCACGCCCAACGAAGACGGCATTGCGTTTTACCGCGCGGTTTTTGAAGAGTGCCGCCGCTACGGCATTGAACCGCTGGTGACGCTGTGCCACTTCGACGTGCCGATGCATCTTGTGACCGAATACGGCTCCTGGCGTAATCGCAAAATGATTGCGTTTTTCACCCGTTACGCGCGCACCTGTTTTGAGGCGTTTGACGGCCTGGTGAAATACTGGCTGACCTTTAATGAAATCAATATCCTGCTGCACAGCCCGTTTTCAGGTGCCGGGCTGGCGTTTGATGAAGGCGAAAACCACGAGCAGGTGAAGTACCAGGCCGCGCACCACGAGCTGGTTGCCAGCGCGCTGGCGACAAAAATTGCCCATGACGTGAACCCGCAAAACCAGGTTGGCTGCATGCTGGCAGGCGGCAATTTTTATCCTTATTCCTGCAAGCCGCAGGACGTGTGGGCGGCGCTGGAAAAAGACAGAGAAAACCTGTTTTTCATCGACGTGCAGGCGCGCGGTGCCTATCCGGCCTGGACGGCGCGCCTGTTCGCTGAAAAGGGCGTTAGTGTAGAAATGGCAGCAGAAGACGCCGACATCCTGAAAAATACCGTCGATTTCGTCTCATTTAGCTATTACGCCTCGCGCTGTGCATCAGCCGATATGAATGACGGCAACAGCAGCGCGGCCAACGTGGTGAAGTCGCTGAAAAACCCGTGGATTGAACAGAGCCAGTGGGGCTGGGGCATCGACCCGCTGGGGCTGCGCATCACCATGAATATGATGTACGACCGCTACCAGAAGCCGCTGTTTCTGGTGGAAAACGGACTGGGCGCGCACGATGACATCGACAGCGACGGGCAAATTCATGACGATTACCGCATTAGCTACCTGCGTGAGCACATCAACGCCATGGCCGAGGCCATTGCCGACGGTGTAAAGCTTATGGGCTACACCAGCTGGGGCTGCATTGATTTGGTATCAGCCTCGACCGGCGAGATGAGCAAACGCTATGGCTTTGTTTATGTCGATCGTAACGATGACGGCAGCGGCACGCTGGCGCGGCGTAAAAAGAAATCGTTCGCGTGGTATAAGCAAGTGATTGCCAGTAACGGCGAGGACATGGGTTAA
- the ascF gene encoding PTS cellobiose/arbutin/salicin transporter subunit IIBC, whose translation MPKNYAAVSTAIIEALGGAQNIDAVTHCMTRLRFVLKNPEQADAATLKAINGVLGVVQSDNQCQVIIGNTVGAAFAEVLKQLPNQAAPDTGNNAPVKGRLTLRRIGAGILDALIGTMSPLIPAIIGGSMVKLLAMILEMSGVLEKGTSTLVILNVIGDGAFFFLPIMVAASAAIKFKTNMSLAIAIAGVLVHPSFIELMSKAAAGEAVTFAYVPVTAVKYTYTVIPALCMTWILSWIEKGIDRITPAVTKNFLKPMLIVLVAAPVAIVLIGPLGIWIGSGISALVYTIHGYLGWLSVAIMGALWPLLVMTGMHRVFTPTIIQTIAETGKEGMVMPSEIGANLSLGGSSLAVAVRTKNPELRQTALAAAASAIVAGISEPALYGVAVRLKRPLIASLISGFICGAVAGIGGLASHSMASPGLFTSVQFFDPANPVTVLWVIGVMVLAVVLSFVLTLILGFEDIPADAPDAVKKPQAQPAAATVRAAQP comes from the coding sequence ATGCCAAAAAATTATGCTGCGGTATCCACTGCCATTATTGAGGCGCTGGGTGGCGCGCAGAACATCGATGCCGTTACCCATTGCATGACGCGCCTGCGCTTTGTGCTCAAAAACCCTGAGCAGGCCGATGCTGCCACCCTTAAGGCCATCAACGGCGTGCTCGGCGTGGTGCAAAGTGATAACCAGTGCCAGGTCATCATTGGCAATACCGTGGGCGCGGCCTTTGCCGAGGTGCTCAAGCAGTTGCCGAATCAGGCAGCCCCGGACACGGGGAATAACGCGCCAGTTAAAGGCAGGCTGACGCTGCGGCGCATCGGCGCGGGCATTCTCGATGCGCTGATTGGCACCATGTCGCCGCTCATCCCGGCCATTATCGGCGGCTCGATGGTGAAGCTGCTGGCGATGATTCTGGAGATGTCCGGCGTGCTGGAAAAGGGCACCTCGACGCTGGTTATTCTCAACGTGATTGGCGATGGCGCGTTTTTCTTCCTGCCGATTATGGTGGCGGCCTCGGCGGCGATTAAGTTCAAAACCAACATGTCGCTCGCGATAGCCATTGCGGGCGTGCTGGTGCATCCGAGCTTCATTGAACTGATGAGCAAAGCCGCCGCGGGCGAAGCGGTGACCTTTGCGTATGTTCCGGTGACGGCGGTCAAGTACACCTACACGGTGATCCCGGCGCTGTGTATGACCTGGATCCTGTCGTGGATTGAGAAAGGTATTGACCGTATTACGCCTGCGGTGACCAAAAACTTCCTTAAGCCAATGCTGATTGTGCTGGTCGCCGCGCCAGTTGCGATTGTGCTGATTGGTCCGCTTGGCATCTGGATTGGTAGCGGCATTTCGGCGCTGGTGTACACCATTCACGGCTATCTCGGCTGGCTGTCGGTGGCGATTATGGGCGCGCTGTGGCCGCTGCTGGTGATGACCGGCATGCACCGCGTGTTCACGCCGACCATTATTCAGACCATTGCCGAGACCGGCAAAGAGGGCATGGTGATGCCGTCAGAAATCGGTGCCAACCTGTCGCTCGGCGGGTCGTCGCTGGCGGTGGCGGTACGCACTAAAAACCCGGAACTACGCCAGACGGCGCTGGCTGCGGCGGCCTCGGCCATTGTCGCCGGCATTTCAGAACCTGCGCTCTACGGTGTGGCGGTGCGCCTCAAACGCCCACTGATAGCGAGCCTGATTAGCGGCTTTATCTGTGGTGCGGTTGCGGGCATTGGCGGGCTTGCCAGCCATTCGATGGCATCGCCAGGGCTGTTTACCAGCGTGCAATTCTTTGACCCGGCTAATCCGGTCACCGTGCTGTGGGTGATTGGCGTGATGGTGCTGGCAGTGGTGCTCTCCTTTGTGCTCACGCTGATTTTAGGATTTGAAGATATTCCGGCAGATGCGCCAGACGCGGTGAAAAAGCCGCAGGCACAGCCCGCCGCGGCCACGGTCCGTGCGGCGCAGCCCTAA